The Quercus robur chromosome 7, dhQueRobu3.1, whole genome shotgun sequence genome has a segment encoding these proteins:
- the LOC126693627 gene encoding uncharacterized protein LOC126693627, whose protein sequence is MGSWRRQSGGIHHKEPQGTRSNIRKPPLDSWQSSVPSWEKEFCLLIGSVPWRKLLETKKCMYLYDNVVQWNDSAGEEAFCNAKKRYWAGINGLPCNISLPDPDIYIDKVDWNSSIDPELLLDLEQEQETLDEVDKDEKVVILGDSLLNKSFSCTGWGEDEEELQKAADLSRHPGNEGWDCKVDNDNNPWENSNGQNNGAMKDYGWGSHPNDSQAWNKWKNSCYEWENNYNGVENVDDRSGGNWGAYDDNSRKKQGSPRYMSRYKTSRFAGNDYQRGSNEWRNGRGRKKANFSYVVDNKPASRQWNSCGYAIMDSGEQRFQ, encoded by the exons atgGGTAGTTGGAGAAGACAATCAGGTGGGATTCATCATAAGGAACCTCAGGGGACAAGATCAAACATCAGGAAACCACCACTGG ATAGTTGGCAGTCGTCCGTGCCTTCCTGGGAAAAGGAATTCTGCTTATTAATTGGTTCAGTTCCATGGCGAAAGCTCTTGGAAACCAAGAAATGTATGTATCTTTATGACAATGTTGTTCAATGGAATGACTCTGCTGGTGAGGAGGCATTTTGCAATGCAAAAAAACGATATTGGGCAGGGATTAATGGCCTTCCCTGCAACATATCATTGCCTGATCCTGATATCTATATTGACAAAGTAGATTGGAACTCCAGCATAGATCCAGAGTTGCTGTTGGACTTGGAACAGGAGCAAGAGACTCTTGATGAGGTAGATAAAGATGAGAAGGTTGTGATTCTTGGTGATTCGCTCTTGAATAAATCATTCTCTTGCACTGGATGGGGAGAAGATGAAGAGGAATTACAAAAAGCTGCTGACTTGTCCCGGCATCCTGGAAATGAGGGTTGGGACTGCAAAGTGGATAATGACAATAATCCTTGGGAAAATAGTAATGGTCAGAATAATGGAGCCATGAAAGATTATGGATGGGGAAGTCATCCAAATGATTCACAGGCTTGGAATAAGTGGAAAAATAGTTGTTATGAGTGGGAGAATAATTATAATGGGGTGGAGAATGTGGATGATAGAAGTGGTGGTAACTGGGGAGCATATGATGACAATAGCAGGAAGAAACAAGGCTCTCCTAGGTACATGTCAAGGTATAAAACCTCAAGGTTTGCAGGCAATGACTATCAAAGGGGTAGTAATGAATGGAGAAATGGTAGGGGAAGGAAGAAGGCAAATTTTTCATATGTGGTAGATAATAAACCTGCCTCGAGGCAGTGGAACTCTTGCGGTTATGCCATTATGGATTCAGGAGAGCAGCGATTCCAGTGA
- the LOC126693626 gene encoding 50S ribosomal protein L6, chloroplastic yields the protein MACSLNSSFQTSNLRTVFLGKKNEVCVSSVPVNRVGFLRKTVVCKESRIGKQPIQVPSNVTITLEGQFLKVKGPLGELSQSYPREVNVEREEPGTLKVKKAMETRRANQMHGLFRTLTDNMVVGVSKGFEKKLQLIGVGYRAMLEGQDLVLNLGFSHPVRMAIPDGIKVKVEDNTRITVSGYDKSAIGQFAASVRRWRPPEPYKGKGVKYADEIIRRKEGKAGKKK from the exons ATGGCTTGCTCGCTCAACTCCTCTTTTCAAACCAG CAATTTGAGGACTGTATTTTTGGGCAAGAAAAATGAAGTATGTGTTTCTAGTGTTCCTGTAAATCGTGTTGGTTTCCTGAGGAAAACTGTGGTGTGTAAAGAATCAAGAATAGGAAAGCAACCAATTCAAGTGCCAAGCAATGTGACAATCACTTTGGAAGgtcaatttttaaaagtaaaggGTCCTTTAGGGGAACTTTCACAGTCCTATCCACGAGAAGTGAATGTTGAAAGGGAGGAGCCTGGTACTCTTAAGGTCAAAAAAGCAATGGAAACTAGAAGGGCCAACCAAATGCATGGGCTTTTCAG GACACTTACTGACAATATGGTGGTGGGAGTATCGAAAGGTTTCGAGAAGAAACTTCAACTGATTGGCGTTGGGTATCGTGCAATGTTAGAAGGACAAGACTTGGTACTAAATCTTGGGTTCTCTCATCCAGTTAGGATGGCAATCCCAGATGGCATAAAAGTGAAAGTGGAAGACAACACCAGAATTACTGTCAGTGGATATGACAAAAGTGCTATTGGTCAATTTGCTGCTTCTGTTAGGAGATGGAGACCCCCAGAACCATATAAAGGTAAGGGTGTAAAATATGCTGATGAAATTATTAGACGAAAGGAAGGGAAAGCAGGAAAGAAGAAGTAA
- the LOC126693623 gene encoding eukaryotic translation initiation factor 1A-like, translating to MPKNKGKGGKNRKRGKNEADDEKRELVFKEDGQEYAQVLRMLGNGRCEAMCIDGSKRLCHIRGKMHKKVWIAAGDIILVGLRDYQDDKADVILKYMPDEARLLKAYGELPENTRLNEGIIDDEEEGGGDDYIEFEDEDIDKI from the coding sequence ATGCCGAAGAATAAGGGAAAGGGAGGAAAGAACAGAAAGAGGGGTAAGAATGAAGCAGACGATGAAAAGCGTGAGCTTGTTTTCAAGGAAGATGGGCAGGAGTACGCCCAAGTGCTTCGCATGTTGGGAAATGGCCGGTGTGAAGCGATGTGCATTGATGGCTCCAAGCGCCTTTGCCATATCAGAGGGAAGATGCACAAGAAGGTCTGGATTGCGGCCGGTGATATCATACTTGTCGGTCTTCGTGACTATCAGGATGACAAGGCTGATGTGATCCTCAAGTATATGCCAGATGAAGCTAGGCTCCTCAAGGCATATGGAGAGCTTCCTGAGAACACTCGTCTCAATGAAGGCATCATAGATGACGAGGAGGAAGGTGGAGGTGACGATTATATTGAGTTTGAGGATGAAGATATTGATAAGATATAG
- the LOC126693624 gene encoding U4/U6 small nuclear ribonucleoprotein PRP4-like protein, producing MEVDEETPASTSPTEASDLGPDSQTLVSSVHATPLQPIQPLVPPVVVPPTAPIVPPIAPIPSILPPPVIRPLAPLPVRPPVLRPPILQNGEVRESDSDSDNEDSGPTRTAPGTTGEYEISEESRLVRERQEKAIQELMMKRRAKALAVPTNDMAVRTRLRKLGEPMTLFGEREMERRERLRMIMAKLDAEGQLEKLMKAHEEEEAAAAAAKADVEEEIIQYPFYTEGTKTLKDARVDIARYSLVQAALRIRREQRKRDDPDEDMDAELDWALGQAANLVLDCSEIGDDRPLSGCSFSRDGEKLATCSLSGVTKLWKMPNVEKESTLKGHTERATDVAFSPVHDHLATASADRTARLWDTRGSLLRTFEGHLDRLARISFHPSGKYLGTTSFDKTWRLWDVENGEELLLQEGHSRSVYGLDFHRDGSLAASCGLDALARVWDLRTGRSILALEGHVKPVLGISFSPNGYHLATGGEDNTCRVWDLRKRKTLYTIPAHSNLISEVKFEPQEGYFLVTASYDMTAKIWSARDFKPVKTLAGHEAKVTSLDVAGDGRYIATVSHDRKIKLWSSSSKEKAMDVD from the exons ATGGAGGTGGACGAGGAAACCCCGGCATCAACTTCTCCTACAGAGGCATCTGATTTGGGTCCTGATAGTCAAACATTGGTTTCCAGTGTTCATGCTACTCCACTTCAGCCAATCCAACCTTTAGTTCCACCAGTTGTTGTGCCTCCTACTGCTCCTATTGTTCCTCCTATTGCTCCAATTCCTTCAATTCTTCCTCCCCCGGTTATTCGCCCATTGGCACCTCTCCCAGTCCGCCCTCCTGTTTTAAGGCCTCCCATTTTGCAAAATGGTGAGGTGAGAgagagtgactcggattcagaCAATGAAGATTCGGGTCCAACCCGTACTGCTCCAGGTACAACTGGGGAATATGAGATATCTGAGGAGAGCAGACTGGTGAGAGAGCGGCAGGAAAAAGCAATACAGGAGCTCATGATGAAGCGTCGTGCTAAAGCTCTTGCTGTGCCTACTAATGACATGGCTGTCCGGACTCGTCTTCGCAAGCTTGGTGAACCTATGACtctttttggagaaagagagatggaAAGACGTGAGAGGCTGCGGATGATTATGGCAAAACTGGATGCTGAAGGGCAGTTGGAGAAACTGATGAAAGCTCATGAGGAGGAAGAGGCTGCAGCTGCTGCTGCAAAAGCAGATGTTGAGGAAGAAATTATTCAATATCCCTTTTATACAGAAGGGACGAAGACTCTTAAGGATGCTAGAGTTGATATTGCAAGGTACTCTCTTGTGCAGGCAGCTTTGCGTATTAGACGTGAGCAGAGGAAAAGGGATGATCCAGATGAAGATATGGATGCAGAGTTGGATTGGGCTCTGGGGCAGGCAGCGAATTTGGTGCTTGATTGCAGTGAGATTGGGGATGACCGGCCACTATCTGGTTGTTCTTTCTCACGAGATGGAGAAAAGCTGGCTACCTg TTCTTTAAGTGGCGTTACTAAGTTGTGGAAAATGCCTAATGTTGAAAAGGAATCTACACTGAAGGGACACACAGAGCGTGCTACTGATGTCGCATTTTCTCCTGTGCATGACCATCTAGCTACTGCCTCTGCTGACCGTACTGCAAGGTTGTGGGACACTAGAGGATCTTTGTTGAGGACATTTGAGGGCCATCTGGACCGCCTTGCACGCATTTCCTTCCATCCTTCAGGGAAGTACTTGGGCACTACTAGCTTTGACAAGACTTGGAGATTATGGGATGTAGAAAATGGGGAGGAGTTGCTTCTTCAGGAAGGTCACAGTAGGAGTGTCTATGGGCTAGACTTCCACCGTGATGGATCACTAGCTGCATCTTGTGGACTGGATGCACTTGCTCGTGTTTGGGACCTTCGAACTGGCAGAAGTATTCTTGCCTTGGAGGGCCATGTCAAGCCA gttttgggaatCAGCTTCTCTCCCAATGGATATCATTTAGCCACCGGGGGTGAAGACAATACCTGTCGAGTCTGGGAtctaagaaagagaaaaactttGTATACGATACCAGCACATTCTAACCTCATTTCAGAAGTAAAGTTTGAGCCTCAGGAAGGATATTTCTTGGTAACTGCTTCCTATGACATGACAGCTAAG ATTTGGTCTGCCCGAGATTTTAAGCCTGTGAAGACACTTGCTGGACATGAAGCAAAAGTCACGTCCTTAGATGTTGCAGGAG ATGGGCGTTATATAGCAACTGTATCACACGATCGGAAAATTAAGCTTTGGTCCAGCAGTAGCAAGGAGAAGGCTATGGATGTGGACTAG